The Synergistales bacterium genome segment GGTAACAGGTAATGGCCAAGGAGAAGTTTGAGCGTTCGAAGCCGCATTTGAACATCGGAACCATCGGCCACATCGACCACGGGAAGACGACGCTGACGGCGGCGATCACCAAGACGCTCCACCGTAACGGGTACTG includes the following:
- the tuf gene encoding elongation factor Tu (EF-Tu; promotes GTP-dependent binding of aminoacyl-tRNA to the A-site of ribosomes during protein biosynthesis; when the tRNA anticodon matches the mRNA codon, GTP hydrolysis results; the inactive EF-Tu-GDP leaves the ribosome and release of GDP is promoted by elongation factor Ts; many prokaryotes have two copies of the gene encoding EF-Tu), which codes for MAKEKFERSKPHLNIGTIGHIDHGKTTLTAAITKTLHRNGY